Proteins from a genomic interval of Clostridium sp. 'deep sea':
- a CDS encoding ribose-phosphate pyrophosphokinase, with translation MEEMSKLKLFTGSAHVELAEEIAKACGTSLAESSLVVFSDGEKSVRIDESVRGCDAFIIQPTCSPTAENLMEVLIYIDALRRASARSITAVIPYFGYARQDRKSKARDPITAKLVANLFTVAGADRVLTMDLHARQIQGFFDIPVDNLEANNILAEYFVSLGFKGRDDIVVVSPDNGGITRARHLAVALNAPLAIIDKRRPRANEMEVMNVIGEIEGKIAVMTDDIIDTAGTITRGAEALMKMGAREVYAGCVHPILSGPAVDRIAASVLKELVVTNTVPLAKQARALDNIKVLSVGDLFSKAIKRIYEHRSVSELFNLD, from the coding sequence ATGGAGGAAATGAGCAAATTAAAGCTGTTTACTGGTTCAGCTCATGTAGAGTTAGCTGAAGAGATTGCTAAAGCATGTGGTACATCTTTAGCGGAAAGTAGTTTGGTTGTTTTTAGTGACGGTGAAAAATCTGTACGTATAGATGAAAGTGTTCGCGGTTGTGATGCTTTTATTATTCAACCTACCTGTTCACCAACAGCTGAGAATCTTATGGAAGTGTTAATTTATATTGACGCTTTACGTAGAGCATCTGCTCGTTCAATTACTGCTGTTATACCATACTTTGGATATGCTAGACAAGACAGAAAGTCTAAAGCCAGAGATCCTATTACAGCAAAATTGGTAGCTAATCTATTTACTGTTGCCGGCGCAGATAGAGTTTTAACAATGGACTTACATGCAAGGCAAATTCAAGGCTTTTTCGATATTCCAGTTGATAACTTAGAAGCTAATAATATTTTAGCTGAATATTTTGTAAGCCTTGGTTTTAAAGGTAGAGATGATATAGTAGTTGTATCTCCAGATAATGGCGGAATTACTCGCGCTAGACACTTAGCGGTTGCATTAAATGCTCCTTTGGCAATTATTGATAAAAGACGTCCAAGAGCAAATGAAATGGAAGTAATGAATGTAATAGGTGAAATAGAAGGCAAAATTGCTGTTATGACAGATGATATTATCGATACAGCAGGAACTATTACACGCGGTGCAGAAGCACTAATGAAGATGGGAGCTAGAGAGGTTTATGCAGGTTGTGTACATCCAATCCTTTCAGGCCCAGCTGTAGATAGAATTGCTGCTAGTGTTTTAAAAGAATTAGTTGTTACTAATACTGTTCCACTAGCTAAGCAAGCCAGAGCATTAGATAATATTAAAGTATTATCTGTGGGAGATTTATTCTCTAAGGCTATTAAAAGAATTTATGAGCACCGTTCTGTTTCAGAATTATTTAACTTGGACTAG
- the glmU gene encoding bifunctional UDP-N-acetylglucosamine diphosphorylase/glucosamine-1-phosphate N-acetyltransferase GlmU yields the protein MNKDLVAILLTAGKGKRMKSKLIKNLHPLAGKPIINHLIDTVKEINVKDIAVVIGNDAEKVKQNLGEGYNYIYQKELLGTGHALLQANDFIHQHRDCTILVFLADGPLITKESLELLLHKHYTDRASATLMTSIKDKPFGFGRIVRNEDGRVAYTVEEKDANEREKLIKEVWAGICCYEAEDLLESFKGLNNNNAQGEYYMPDTFKYLIKKEKVVSAVKALTDLETLNVNDRVSLAEAEKYLNNNTLTKLMKNGVTIVSPETTFIEPSVKIASDTTILPFTYLTGNSTIGSDCVIGPYTHITNCEIADNAVIERSTLRDSTVHSNVKIGPFAYLRPNTLVKTKGKIGTFVEVKNSTIGKESKVNHLSYVGDTDVGEKVNLGAGAIVVNYDGVNKHRTTVEDNAFVGCNSNLVAPVKIEKGAYVAAGSTVTDNVPSNALAIARSRQINKEDWVSRRKRVKESTNKH from the coding sequence ATGAATAAAGATTTAGTTGCCATTCTTCTTACCGCTGGCAAGGGTAAAAGAATGAAGTCAAAATTAATAAAAAATCTACATCCCTTAGCTGGGAAACCAATAATAAACCATTTAATAGATACAGTAAAAGAAATTAATGTTAAAGATATAGCTGTTGTAATAGGAAATGATGCTGAAAAAGTTAAGCAAAACTTAGGTGAGGGATATAATTATATTTATCAAAAAGAGTTGTTAGGAACAGGTCATGCCTTATTACAAGCTAATGATTTTATACATCAGCATAGAGATTGTACTATATTAGTATTTTTAGCAGATGGACCATTAATAACTAAAGAGTCATTAGAGTTGTTATTGCATAAACACTATACAGATAGAGCGAGTGCAACACTTATGACTTCTATTAAAGATAAACCATTTGGCTTTGGCAGAATAGTTAGAAACGAAGACGGTAGAGTTGCTTACACTGTTGAAGAAAAAGATGCTAATGAACGAGAAAAACTTATTAAAGAAGTATGGGCAGGTATTTGTTGTTACGAAGCAGAGGATTTATTAGAGAGCTTTAAGGGATTAAATAACAACAATGCCCAAGGTGAGTATTACATGCCTGATACCTTTAAATACTTAATAAAAAAAGAAAAAGTAGTGTCTGCTGTAAAAGCATTAACCGATTTAGAAACTCTTAATGTTAATGATAGAGTATCATTAGCTGAGGCTGAAAAATATTTAAATAATAACACATTAACTAAATTAATGAAAAACGGAGTAACAATTGTTAGTCCAGAAACAACTTTTATTGAGCCAAGCGTTAAAATTGCAAGCGATACTACAATTTTACCTTTTACTTATTTAACCGGAAATAGTACAATAGGTAGTGATTGCGTAATAGGGCCATATACACATATTACGAACTGTGAAATTGCAGATAATGCTGTAATAGAACGTTCAACTTTACGCGATTCAACGGTGCATAGCAATGTTAAAATAGGCCCGTTTGCTTATTTACGTCCTAATACCTTAGTTAAAACCAAAGGTAAAATAGGAACTTTTGTGGAGGTTAAAAACTCTACCATAGGAAAAGAAAGCAAAGTGAATCATTTAAGCTATGTTGGCGATACAGATGTAGGCGAAAAGGTTAATCTCGGAGCAGGTGCTATAGTTGTGAATTATGATGGAGTAAATAAACATCGTACCACAGTTGAAGATAATGCTTTTGTAGGTTGTAATTCAAACCTTGTTGCTCCTGTAAAAATAGAAAAAGGAGCATATGTTGCAGCAGGTTCTACTGTAACAGATAATGTACCATCTAACGCACTTGCTATTGCAAGAAGTAGGCAGATTAATAAAGAAGATTGGGTATCACGCCGAAAAAGAGTTAAGGAAAGTACAAATAAGCACTAG
- the pth gene encoding aminoacyl-tRNA hydrolase, protein MKYIVGLGNPGRKYENTRHNLGFAVIAKLAERLNVKTTQQKFKGLFAKTVYEGEDIVLLQPLTFMNNSGLSVAALKSFYKCDLSDILIVYDDFDFEVGKMRLRKQGSAGGHNGMKSIINSLGSSDFPRLRIGIDKPGYSQIDFVLGKFSEDEQIIIDKVIEEAVNSILCFAKEGIDKAMNKFNINIE, encoded by the coding sequence ATGAAATATATTGTAGGGCTTGGAAATCCGGGTCGTAAATACGAAAATACACGCCACAACTTAGGTTTTGCAGTTATTGCCAAATTGGCTGAAAGATTAAATGTAAAAACCACCCAGCAGAAATTTAAAGGATTATTTGCAAAAACAGTTTACGAGGGTGAAGATATAGTATTACTACAGCCCTTAACATTTATGAATAATAGTGGTCTTAGTGTAGCTGCTTTAAAATCCTTTTATAAATGTGATTTAAGTGATATTCTCATTGTATATGATGATTTTGATTTTGAGGTTGGTAAAATGAGACTTAGAAAGCAAGGCAGTGCTGGTGGTCATAATGGTATGAAATCAATTATAAATAGTTTAGGAAGTAGTGATTTTCCTAGATTACGTATAGGTATAGATAAACCAGGATATAGTCAAATAGATTTTGTGTTAGGTAAATTCAGTGAGGATGAACAGATAATCATTGATAAGGTAATAGAAGAGGCTGTTAATAGTATACTATGTTTTGCTAAAGAAGGTATTGATAAAGCAATGAATAAATTTAACATTAATATAGAATAG